The genome window AAATTCTTCATCACTGTCTGAATCGAGTGAGCTTTCAGACGTGTTGTCCTTGCTTGAATTTTGTTCTTCACTTGCTTCACAACTTGAACATTCGAAGCTTTCATCACTTGTTGCTTGATCTTCAGTTGAGATTTCTGAATGCGAACTTTCTGATGTCTGTTCATCTTCTGTGGTAATGGCGCTTGATTCTACATTATCTTGATCTTCAGTAGCTTTCTTTTCTGATTCTGTCATACCTGTTCTGGAAGGAATAAATTCGGGAATTTCCTTTGTAAGGAATTTTCCAAAGCTATTCCTTTTtaattctggcacaaatacaggagattcacaaGCAACATTATCATCACGACACGCATAATTCAAACCATGACATTCAGACACATAAGGTTCATgatcacgggtctcaaatgtaggcacatggcccttacagtcatccACAGATTTAGTTTTAGGCACTTggccattacagtcatccatcctacttaaactattacattcatccttaacattgtttttagaacaattccagacgaaccagttaacggtggaataactgtcgcctgaataacCAATTCCTATTTTTGACCCTCCGCAGTCTCCATCatcatcgcacacatcttctttacactcAATGGAATCTGCATCGCTTTTAGAACAGTTAGCAGTTGTCTCATTTTCATAAAATTCATTTTGTTCAACTGAGGCCTTTTCATTTATGAGATCATTTTCGGGATGAGGAGTAGGCATAGGCACGTAGTTTTTGCTGTGAGGCGGAAAgaaaagttttctttcatttccgtgcctatccttataaccaatcccgtctttcacaaacgttggtcgttggcaatttttgatgtcagtaaaggccttttgactgacattccatttatcTATTATAATCTGGAGTTTGTTCTTTTCATTTAACGCTTTTTCTAACCTTTCAGTAAGATCATttatgataaaatcttttctaaacacaaattctttaagagtttgcatttcagccaaagttgagttcaactttctctgatatgcagcctCATTTTGTTTAAGCTCATTATTAATTTTCAAAGCTTTGTCCTTTTGCCTTTCAAACTCCAGATTTAGGAATTTataatgtgccacgacatcaacgcatgctTCGGAGCATAACTTCTCCTTGAAACTAAGTGGAAtactatttaccaagtctttgtcAGCCTTCTCTTTTGATGCATCTGCTTTCATGGCTGTAGCTTGAACTTTATCCTTTCCTTTCTCAGCATCTTTTTCAGCTTTATCACCAGACTCCACTGAAGGCAGAATACCTTTCAATCCCTGGTCAGCATCATTGTTTCCAGTTGGGATTCCCGTTGTCTGCTTCTCAAAGTGCTTTGCAGATGATTCACTAGAGATTTTGGCCATCAGTGCTTTGTTGACTTGTTCCTTAGCTTCAGTGATCTCTTCGCTCCAGTCATAGTCTTCAACAACCAAAGCCTTCGGCGTGCTGGGAGAGGCGTTGCTTTTGTTCTCTTCGGCAGTGATCTGTTTAGCAGCAGAAGTAGCTTCACTGTTTCCCTCTTTCAACATCGGACAGTCACGCTTGAAGTGTCCAAGATTCTTACAGTTGTAGCACCTCAGcttagacttgtcaaaaccaGCTTTTCCAAGACCTAATCGCTTGCCTGTCTTGTCTTGAAACTTCTTCAATCTCAGagtgatcatggccatttgccatttcagatccatttcttccatatcatctggatcaacctgatacatgtcttcgGCAGTAAACATCTCCTTCCTCAATTCCCCAGACATTAGGGCTTCATAGCTGCTTAGGAAAGTGTTGAAGAGTGCCACATTCTCGGTTGAAACTTTCAGTGCTTGAGTATCGACAGTGatcgttttctcaacaacttgTGGGGCTTTAGATGCGCTTGCGGAAGCATTTGCATAAATTAGATCAGAAGCTTGTGGAGTAATGCCCCCTGAAGCGAGAAACGCTACATTCTTCAGTCCTGCTGAAGGTTGAGTTGCTTTAGGTTGATATCCAGCAGTGTTCATCTCTCTCTTGTTTACGTCCATTTCAAATGCCCTTAGAGTGTTGATCAGATCTGTCAGAGTAACAGGATTAGGATTGTTGAGGAATTCCGTCTTGATCATCATACACTGCAGGCTCCATTCCTTGGGGAGCGAGTCAAGCAATTTCTTTATTGCAGCACGATTGGTTACAGGATTTCCAGCtttcttcattttggtcatcatgTTTAGGAAGCGGCTAATGTGATCAGACAGGCTCTCTCCACGGACTCCGCAAAACATGTCGTATTGCTTTTGCACCATATCTCTCTTGCTTTCGATCAGTTCTTCATTTCCCTCATAGTATTCGATcaatgcattccagagtgcattagcagttcggtgttcttcaaacatgttgcag of Helianthus annuus cultivar XRQ/B chromosome 1, HanXRQr2.0-SUNRISE, whole genome shotgun sequence contains these proteins:
- the LOC118490711 gene encoding uncharacterized protein LOC118490711 encodes the protein MKKAGNPVTNRAAIKKLLDSLPKEWSLQCMMIKTEFLNNPNPVTLTDLINTLRAFEMDVNKREMNTAGYQPKATQPSAGLKNVAFLASGGITPQASDLIYANASASASKAPQVVEKTITVDTQALKVSTENVALFNTFLSSYEALMSGELRKEMFTAEDMYQVDPDDMEEMDLKWQMAMITLRLKKFQDKTGKRLGLGKAGFDKSKLRCYNCKNLGHFKRDCPMLKEGNSEATSAAKQITAEENKSNASPSTPKALVVEDYDWSEEITEAKEQVNKALMAKISSESSAKHFEKQTTGIPTGNNDADQGLKGILPSVESGDKAEKDAEKGKDKVQATAMKADASKEKADKDLIPLSVKKMCAMMMETAEGQK